The genomic stretch CGAGCGTTTCGGGCCTCAAACACCTCTCATCATCACAGGCCTGAAGCGTGAGCTCTACCCGAACCCCGCCGGATTCCCCGGCCCTACCGAGCTCACCGGTGCCGAGGGTCTCCAGACCGGCCGAGATCTCGAACGAGCCCTGAAACACGGACAGCGGCTCGTCCTGAAATCCCAGCGTGACCACTTCGGCGGCGGGGTAGTCGATGTCTTCGAGCTTCAGCCCGTCGCCGGTGGCGATCAACCGGGTCGGGACCAGATGATCCTGCAACGGCCGATTCGAGTTCACGTGCCAGCCGTCGGCGATCTCGAGTCGAACCGCGAGGCTGTACGAAGAGCTGGCGCCGGAACTCCGGACGGCATCCCAAGATGCCGCCACCCGCACGACGCCGCCGGCACCGTACTCGAGCGCACCGACGGCCCCGTGAAGCAGCTCGTCGACACCTAGGAGCAGGTAGGCAAAGCCCGTGGGCTGACGCCGAATCGACTTCGAGAAGGCAGCCACCGTACTTTCCGCCTTCTGCCGGTAGGAGAGACGACCGGTACGAGCCGAGAGCATTGCGAGAGCCCGCACCGCCACAGAGTTGCCGGAGGGGATCGCGCCATCACCCAGGCTCTTCGGCCGGACCGGAAGCCGCCCGCCATGATCGTCCTCGCTCATGAAGAAGCCACCCCCAACGTCGTCCCAAAAGTGGGAGTCCATGGCGTCCGCGATTCCAGCGGCTCGTTCCAGGTACGACGACTCGCCGGTGACGTCGTAGAGGGTGACCAGGGCTTCGAGGAGATAAGCGTAGTCGTTTTGGCTCGCCTCCACCGAGGAGGTTCCCGCCAGATGCGCGCGCCACAAGCGTCCCCCTCGGCGCCGGTTGTTCTGCCAGAGGAACTCGGCGGCCCGGCGGGCGGCCTCGAGGTAGCGCTCGTCGCGAAGAGCGTCGCCTGCCCGGGCCAGACTGGTGATCATCATCGCGTTCCAGGCGGTGACGATCTTCTCGTCGCGCAGCGGATGCACTCGCTGCTCTCGTGCCTCATAGAGCCGCTCGCGGATACGGTCTAGGCGAGCCAGCAGATCCGACAGAGGCATCTCGCTCGCGCCCGCGGCTTCGGAGAGAGTCGCCGGCAGGTGCAGGATGTTCTTGCCCTCGAAGTTGCCCCGGTCGGTGACGCCGAATACGCGAATCGCCAGATCGGCGTCGGCCGCAGGCAGCGCCTCCCGAATCTGCCGGGGCGTCCAGACGAAGAACTCGCCTTCCCGACCCTCACTGTCGGCATCGGTCGCCGAGAAGAAGGCCCCCGCGGGAGACGTCATGTCGCGCAGCACGTAGTCCAGGGACTGCCGCGCCACCCGTTCGAAGAATCCGTTGCCCGTGATCCTCGCGGCCTCCAGATAGGCGCGCGCCAGATGGGCCTGGTTGTAGAGCATCTTCTCGAAGTGCGGAACCAGCCACTCGGAGTCCGTCGAGTAGCGGTGAAACCCGCCGCCGATCTGATCGTGGATTCCACCTCGCGCCATCCGGTCGAGCGTGAGCTCGACGGCGCGAAGCGTCTCACGGTCACCCGACCGCGACGCGCGCTCGAGCAAAAACAGCAGCTCGGATTCGTGCGGAAACTTGGGCGCGGGTGAAAAGCCTCCCCTACTGTCGTCGTGGCGACCCAGACTCTGCCTGACCGCCTCGGTCACGACCCCACTTCCCACGTCAACGACCTCGCCCGAGGTGGCACTGAAGAGCGCAACCCGGTCGGCGACCTCTTCGGCCTGTCGGACCAGGAGAGGGCGCTGATCCCGCCAAGCGTCGGCGACCTTCCGGAGCAGCTCTCGGAACGAGTCCTGCGGGAAGTAGGTGCCGCCGAAGAACGGCTTGCCGTCACTCGTGAGAAGGCTCGACATCGGCCAACCGCCCTGCCCCGTGATCAGCTGGACCGCGGTCATGTAGACCTGGTCGACGTCGGGACGCTGTTCGCGATCGACTTTGATACTCACGAACCACTGGTTCATCAGGCGCGCGGTCTCTTCGTCGTCGAAGCTCCCTCTCTCCATCACATGGCACCAGTGGCAGGTGGAATAGCCGATCGAGAGAAAAATCGGCTTGCCGTCTCTGCGAGCGGCCTCGAATGCCTCCGGCCCCCATGGATACCAGTCGACCGGATTGTGCGCATGCTGCAAGAGGTACGGTGAGCTCTCGAGAATGAGCCGGTTCACGTAGACCGGCGTGCCGTCGGCTCTCAGGTGCTCCGTTCGCGGTGTGTACTCGGCTTCCTGGGCTTCGTAGGCCGACCAGAGCCGAGCCGCCAACTCCGCCGAGAGTGGAGCCGCTCCGGGCGGAGTCTCCCCTCCCGCTCCATCCGGATTCTCGGCCGGCGAAAGGGCTCCGCTGCTCGGACCGAGCACCAAGGCCAGGATCACCGCGATATATAGAGACCTCCGGAACTCAACCACGCCGGTACGATACCCGATGGCGGGAAGGTCGCGACAGCCGACTTCGACGCGGCGGCCCAAACGACTAAGATCACCGACGTGACGCTCCAAATCGCAGCCCTGTTCGCTCTCCTCGCGGCGATGGTGTATCTCTTTCTGACCGAGAAACTGCCGGTCGACTTGACGGCCTTCCTGGGACTCGTGGTCTTGGTCTTCGCCGGCTACGTCACGCCGGCGGAGGCCTTCCAGGGCTTCTCGTCGCCGGCCGTCATCACCATGCTGTCGGTTTTCATTCTCGGCGCCGCGCTTCTGGAGACCGGAGTCGCGGACCTGATCGCAGCTCATATCCACCGCCTGGTCGGTGACAGCGAGATCCGATTGATCGTGACGCTGATGGTGGTCGCCGGAGTTCTCTCCGCGTTCATGAACAACATCGCCGCCACCGCCGTCTTGATGCCGGCCGTGGCCACTCTCGCGCCGCGCGCCGGGCTGGCGCCTTCACGCCTTTTCATGCCCCTGGCCTTTGGCGCCATCCTGGGCGGCACCACGACCCTGGTGGGCACGCCACCCAACATCCTGGCCGGGCAGATGTTGAGCGACCGAGGGCTGGAGCCGTTCAAGCTGTTCGATTTCACGCCGCTCGGTGCGGCGATCCTGTTTCTGGGCGTGATCTACATGCTCACCATCGGCCGCAAGCTGCTGCCGACCCGGGAGAAAAGCGGGCTGACCGCGCCCCGGTCGGACGACCTCATGCAGGTCTATCAGCTCGAGGACCGGATTTTCTCGCTTCGCCTACCCCAGAGCTCGCCTCTCGACGGCAAAACCCTGGCCGAGACCCGGCTCGGCAACATGCTCGGAGTCAAGGTGGTTTCGATTCAACGCGGGAGTCGACGGTTCGAGCCGGAGGGCGGCACCGAGCTTCGGGGTGGCGACGTTCTGGTCGTGGACGGCGAGGCCGCGCGCGTCGCCGAGCTGCTCAAGCTGCAGGGAGTCGAGGTGCAGTCCATACCGGCACGCCAATTGCCGAATGTGCCGCCCGGCGTCGGTGGGATCCGGGCGCTCGTCAGATCGGGTGCCAGCGTAGCGGGCAAGACGCTCGGTGAGCTGGGATTCCGGAAACGCTTCGGTATCGCGGTCGCCGCCGTCGGCCGCGGCAACCAGCTGTTTCGCGACCGCCTCGCCGGGCGGACTCTGCAACCAGGGGACCAGATCCTGGGTCTTGGAAGCGAGCAACTGCTCGAGCGCTTTGCCGAAGAGCCCGACTTCGAGGTCGTCGACACCGGGATCGGGGCTCTCCAAGAGCTCCAGGACGAGCTCTGTGTCCTCGCAGTGTCGGTTTCCTCCGATCTGGTGGGCTCGACCCTGGGCCGGAGCCGGCTGGGGGAGCTCGTAGGCCTCACCGTTCTCGGCATCATCCGCGACGATGAAATGCGGCTCGCAGTTCCCGCGGACGAGATCATCAACGCCGGGGATCGTCTTCTGCTCACAGCCGACGCTGCACAAGTCGACACCCTGGCCGATCTCGGAGGCGTCGAGATTGCCAAAACCGCTCCCGACTCGACCCTCAAGAGCGACACGATGGTAGAGGTGGCGATCGCCCCCCGTTCGCGGGCGGAGGGGCGGACCCTGCGCGATCTCGATTTCCGGAGCCGGTACGGTCTCTTAGCGCTGGCGCTCTGGCGCGGAGGCCGGCCCATCCACGCCGACCTCACCGAAGTCGCTCTGCGATTCGGCGACGCTCTGCTCTTACATGGGCCGCGCGAGAAGATCCGCCTGCTGGCCTCGGAAACGGATTTCCTGGTTCTCTCGCAAGCCGACCAGGCACCCCGGCGCAGCCACAAGGCATCGTTCGCACTGGGCGGCCTGGTGCTCATGATCGGCCTGGTGGCGACGGGCTTTCAGCCGATCCACGTCGCCGCGTTCACCGCGGCGTCGCTCGTGATCCTGGCCGGCGCGCTCACCATGCCGGAGGCCTATCGCGTCATCGAGTGGCGCGCCATCTTTCTGGTTGCCGCGGTGCTGCCGGTCGGATTCGCGATGGAACGTACCGGCGCGGCGAATTTCCTGGCCGACACGGTAGCCGGCACCGCCGGTCCCCTCGGGCCCTACTTCGTGCTGGGAGCGCTCATTGCGCTGGCCAGCCTGCTGAGCCAAGGGCTCGACGGTGCCCCGGCGGTCGTCCTGCTGGCCCCGGTCGTGATCGAGATGGCCGAGCGCCTCGACTTGAGTCCCTACCCGCTGATGATGGGTGTGAGCCTGGCGGCCTCCGCCGCCTTCATGACCCCCTTCAGCCACAAAGCCAACCTCCTGGTCATGGGCGCCGGCGGCTATCGCTCCTCTGACTATCTGAAGGTGGGAACGCCGCTCACGATCTTCCTCTTCATCCTCTTGACGCTGCTGGTGCCGGTGTTCTTTCCCTTCTAGGCTTCGCCGGCGCTTCACATGGTCTCTGCCTGGCGCAAACTCCGAACCGGCTTCGCCCGCTGGCTCGATCGGCGCGAGGTGTCGAACTCCGCCATAACGTTCGCCACCGCCATTCTGGTCGGAGTTGGAGCCGGTCTCGGCGCGGCGGTGTTCCGGTGGTTCATCGGGGCGATCCGTTCGATCGGCTACGAGTCCGCCGTCTCGGGGCAGCTCGGCTGGGGCAGGCTCCTGCTCGTCCCCGCGCTCGGCGGCCTCATCGTCGGGCCGCTGGTCTACTTCTGGGCCCGCG from bacterium encodes the following:
- a CDS encoding DUF255 domain-containing protein, with the protein product MVEFRRSLYIAVILALVLGPSSGALSPAENPDGAGGETPPGAAPLSAELAARLWSAYEAQEAEYTPRTEHLRADGTPVYVNRLILESSPYLLQHAHNPVDWYPWGPEAFEAARRDGKPIFLSIGYSTCHWCHVMERGSFDDEETARLMNQWFVSIKVDREQRPDVDQVYMTAVQLITGQGGWPMSSLLTSDGKPFFGGTYFPQDSFRELLRKVADAWRDQRPLLVRQAEEVADRVALFSATSGEVVDVGSGVVTEAVRQSLGRHDDSRGGFSPAPKFPHESELLFLLERASRSGDRETLRAVELTLDRMARGGIHDQIGGGFHRYSTDSEWLVPHFEKMLYNQAHLARAYLEAARITGNGFFERVARQSLDYVLRDMTSPAGAFFSATDADSEGREGEFFVWTPRQIREALPAADADLAIRVFGVTDRGNFEGKNILHLPATLSEAAGASEMPLSDLLARLDRIRERLYEAREQRVHPLRDEKIVTAWNAMMITSLARAGDALRDERYLEAARRAAEFLWQNNRRRGGRLWRAHLAGTSSVEASQNDYAYLLEALVTLYDVTGESSYLERAAGIADAMDSHFWDDVGGGFFMSEDDHGGRLPVRPKSLGDGAIPSGNSVAVRALAMLSARTGRLSYRQKAESTVAAFSKSIRRQPTGFAYLLLGVDELLHGAVGALEYGAGGVVRVAASWDAVRSSGASSSYSLAVRLEIADGWHVNSNRPLQDHLVPTRLIATGDGLKLEDIDYPAAEVVTLGFQDEPLSVFQGSFEISAGLETLGTGELGRAGESGGVRVELTLQACDDERCLRPETLALELPVPGRR
- a CDS encoding SLC13 family permease translates to MTLQIAALFALLAAMVYLFLTEKLPVDLTAFLGLVVLVFAGYVTPAEAFQGFSSPAVITMLSVFILGAALLETGVADLIAAHIHRLVGDSEIRLIVTLMVVAGVLSAFMNNIAATAVLMPAVATLAPRAGLAPSRLFMPLAFGAILGGTTTLVGTPPNILAGQMLSDRGLEPFKLFDFTPLGAAILFLGVIYMLTIGRKLLPTREKSGLTAPRSDDLMQVYQLEDRIFSLRLPQSSPLDGKTLAETRLGNMLGVKVVSIQRGSRRFEPEGGTELRGGDVLVVDGEAARVAELLKLQGVEVQSIPARQLPNVPPGVGGIRALVRSGASVAGKTLGELGFRKRFGIAVAAVGRGNQLFRDRLAGRTLQPGDQILGLGSEQLLERFAEEPDFEVVDTGIGALQELQDELCVLAVSVSSDLVGSTLGRSRLGELVGLTVLGIIRDDEMRLAVPADEIINAGDRLLLTADAAQVDTLADLGGVEIAKTAPDSTLKSDTMVEVAIAPRSRAEGRTLRDLDFRSRYGLLALALWRGGRPIHADLTEVALRFGDALLLHGPREKIRLLASETDFLVLSQADQAPRRSHKASFALGGLVLMIGLVATGFQPIHVAAFTAASLVILAGALTMPEAYRVIEWRAIFLVAAVLPVGFAMERTGAANFLADTVAGTAGPLGPYFVLGALIALASLLSQGLDGAPAVVLLAPVVIEMAERLDLSPYPLMMGVSLAASAAFMTPFSHKANLLVMGAGGYRSSDYLKVGTPLTIFLFILLTLLVPVFFPF